One genomic region from Apodemus sylvaticus chromosome 1, mApoSyl1.1, whole genome shotgun sequence encodes:
- the Pdzd9 gene encoding PDZ domain-containing protein 9 isoform X2, translating to MEKGSLKSKTGDVLISVGHANVLGYTLREFLKLLQNITIGTMLQIKVYRGFLEIPQEWQDVYDLIPETKFPIPHTPKKTEKAKDSFVSDDHEDAVLDKKLKYYRYPRSVWNHPVRTPVSISTEWHGYKKKDHTISVGKDFNCDVVIHKDDKKELRVPSPYWTMVEQDKAASPCPSSLSSSAASSISDAFWLEDYAQVEEGKGKQGSKFG from the exons GTGATGTTCTGATTAGTGTCGGACATGCCAATGTGCTAGGATATACCCTCCGTGAATTTTTAAAGCTTTTGCAAAATATTACCATAGGAACCATGCTACAAATCAAGGTTTACCGAGGCTTTCTTGAAATACCCCAGGAATGGCAAGATGTGTATGATTTAATCCCTGAGACCAAATTTCCAATCCCACA CACACCAAAGAAAACGGAGAAGGCAAAAGACTCTTTTGTAAGCGATGACCATGAAGATGCAGTTTTAGATAAAAAACTGAAGTATTACAGGTACCCCCGGTCAGTCTGGAATCACCCAGTAAGGACCCCAGTGTCAATCTCCACAGAGTGGCATGGGTATAAAAAGAAGGACCACACTATTAGTGTTGGCAAAGACTTTAACTGCGACGTAGTAATTCACAAGGATGACAAGAAAGAACTGAGGGTCCCTTCTCCATACTGGACAATGGTGGAGCAAGACAAAGctgcctccccctgcccctcctccctctcctcctctgctgcctcctccaTCTCAGATGCCTTTTGGCTGGAGGATTATGCACAGGTTGAGGAGGGCAAAGGTAAACAGGGATCAAAGTTTGGTTAG